The Carnobacterium mobile DSM 4848 genome includes a window with the following:
- the rpoC gene encoding DNA-directed RNA polymerase subunit beta', whose product MIDVNNFESMQIGLASPDKIRSWSYGEVKKPETINYRTLKPERDGLFCERIFGPSKDWECACGKYKRIRYKGIVCDRCGVEVTRSKVRRERMGHIELAAPVTHIWYFKGIPSRMGLVLDMSPRALEEVIYFASYVVIEPGNTPMEKKQLLTEREYRERREQYGNEFQAEMGAEAIKQLLNDVNVEKEVAELKEELKSAQGQKRTRAIRRLDILEAFRHSGNQPSWMVMDVIPIIPPEIRPMVQLEGGRFATSDLNDLYRRVINRNNRLKRLLDLMAPNIIVQNEKRMLQEAVDALIDNGRRGRPVTGPGNRPLKSLSHMLKGKQGRFRQNLLGKRVDYSGRSVIVVGPTLKMYQCGLPKQMAIELFKPFVMRELVARDIASNIKNAKRKIDRQDDAIWAILEEVIREHPVLLNRAPTLHRLGIQAFEPVLVEGKAIRLHPLVCEAYNADFDGDQMAVHVPLSDEAQAEARMLMLAAQNILNPKDGKPVVTPSQDMVLGNYYLTMEEAGREGEGMTFSSLNEAMIAYRSGYVHLHSRIGIRAVDIPEKPFTEWQKDKMLITTVGKLIFNEIMPGEFPYLNEPTQSNLEVATPDNYFVEAGTDIPAHIKEQELIKPFKKKNLGNIIAEVFKRFKIAETSKMLDKMKDLGYKYSTIAGITVGIADIVVLEEKQQILDEAHGEVENITKQFRRGLITDEERYERVITIWNAAKDRIQIKLMESLDDRNPIFMMSDSGARGNISNFTQLAGMRGLMAAPNGQIMELPITSNFREGLSVLEMFISTHGARKGMTDTALKTADSGYLTRRLVDVAQDVIIRETDCGTDRGLEIMAIKEGNEVIETLEERLLGRYTRKTVFDPRDGSVIIKNNEIITEDIAKQIIDAGIESVTIRSVFTCNTKHGVCKYCYGRNLATGSEVEVGEAVGTIAAQSIGEPGTQLTMRTFHTGGVAGDDITQGLPRIQEIFEARHPKGQSVITEVTGEVISIDENPADRTKEVTVKGETDTRSYQVPFISRMKVVEGDKIERGTRLIEGSIDPKQLLSVSDVLSVENYLLREVQKVYRMQGVEIGDKHIEVMVRQMLRKVRVMDPGETDVLPGTLIDIHDFTEENNKTLLAGGVPATARPVLLGITKASLETNSFLSAASFQETTRVLTDAAIRGKRDPLLGLKENVIIGKIIPAGTGMAKYRKMEPKGIGVVSENVYSINDQKEPNR is encoded by the coding sequence TTGATAGACGTTAATAATTTTGAAAGCATGCAAATTGGTTTGGCCTCTCCAGATAAGATTCGCAGTTGGTCTTATGGAGAAGTAAAAAAACCTGAAACCATTAACTATCGTACATTAAAACCTGAACGCGACGGTTTATTCTGTGAACGTATTTTCGGACCTTCAAAAGACTGGGAATGTGCTTGTGGAAAATACAAACGTATCCGTTACAAAGGAATTGTTTGTGACCGCTGTGGCGTAGAAGTTACTCGTTCAAAAGTACGTCGTGAACGGATGGGTCATATCGAACTAGCAGCACCTGTTACCCATATTTGGTATTTCAAAGGAATTCCGAGCCGGATGGGACTTGTATTAGACATGAGCCCTCGTGCACTTGAAGAAGTTATATACTTTGCTTCTTATGTAGTAATCGAACCTGGTAATACTCCGATGGAAAAGAAACAGTTGCTGACTGAAAGAGAATACCGCGAACGTCGTGAGCAATATGGAAATGAATTCCAAGCTGAAATGGGAGCAGAAGCCATTAAGCAATTATTAAACGATGTGAATGTGGAAAAAGAAGTAGCTGAATTAAAAGAAGAATTAAAATCAGCACAAGGTCAAAAACGTACACGTGCTATTCGCCGTTTAGATATCTTGGAAGCATTCCGTCATTCAGGCAACCAACCATCTTGGATGGTTATGGATGTTATTCCAATTATCCCGCCAGAAATACGCCCCATGGTTCAATTAGAAGGCGGACGTTTTGCAACAAGTGATTTAAATGATTTATACCGTCGTGTAATCAACCGTAACAACCGCTTGAAACGTCTATTAGATTTAATGGCTCCAAATATTATCGTCCAAAATGAAAAACGGATGTTACAAGAAGCTGTTGATGCTTTGATCGATAATGGTCGTCGCGGACGTCCAGTTACTGGACCAGGTAACCGTCCATTGAAATCATTGTCACATATGCTAAAAGGAAAACAAGGTCGTTTCCGTCAAAACTTATTAGGAAAACGTGTTGACTATTCAGGCCGTTCCGTTATCGTTGTTGGACCAACACTTAAAATGTACCAATGTGGTTTACCAAAGCAAATGGCTATTGAATTATTCAAACCATTTGTTATGCGTGAATTAGTTGCGCGCGATATTGCCAGCAATATCAAAAACGCAAAACGTAAAATCGATCGTCAAGATGATGCCATCTGGGCTATTCTAGAAGAAGTTATCCGTGAACACCCTGTTCTGTTGAACCGGGCACCAACATTGCATAGACTAGGTATCCAAGCTTTTGAACCAGTCCTTGTAGAAGGTAAAGCGATTCGTCTGCATCCATTAGTTTGTGAAGCATACAATGCCGACTTCGATGGTGACCAAATGGCCGTTCACGTTCCTTTAAGTGATGAAGCTCAAGCTGAAGCACGCATGTTGATGCTGGCTGCTCAAAACATCTTGAATCCAAAAGATGGAAAACCAGTTGTTACACCTTCTCAAGATATGGTCTTGGGGAACTATTATTTAACAATGGAAGAAGCAGGACGTGAAGGCGAAGGTATGACATTCAGCAGCTTAAATGAAGCAATGATTGCTTACCGTAGCGGATATGTACATCTACATTCACGGATCGGTATTCGTGCAGTAGATATTCCTGAAAAACCATTTACTGAATGGCAAAAAGATAAAATGCTGATCACAACGGTTGGTAAATTGATCTTCAATGAAATCATGCCAGGTGAATTCCCATACTTGAATGAACCAACTCAAAGCAATCTTGAAGTGGCTACGCCAGACAACTATTTTGTTGAAGCTGGAACAGATATTCCTGCTCATATTAAAGAACAAGAATTGATCAAACCATTCAAGAAGAAAAATCTAGGAAACATCATTGCTGAAGTATTCAAACGATTCAAAATTGCTGAAACTTCAAAAATGCTAGATAAGATGAAAGATTTAGGCTATAAATATTCAACAATCGCCGGAATCACAGTAGGGATTGCTGATATTGTAGTATTAGAAGAAAAACAACAAATCTTAGATGAAGCGCATGGCGAAGTAGAAAATATCACCAAACAATTCCGTCGTGGTTTGATTACAGACGAAGAACGTTATGAACGTGTTATTACTATTTGGAATGCTGCTAAAGACCGTATTCAAATCAAATTGATGGAAAGTTTAGATGACCGCAACCCGATCTTCATGATGAGTGACTCTGGTGCCCGTGGTAACATCTCCAACTTTACTCAGCTTGCTGGGATGCGTGGATTGATGGCTGCTCCGAATGGACAAATCATGGAATTACCGATCACTTCTAACTTCCGTGAAGGGTTATCTGTCTTAGAAATGTTTATTTCTACTCATGGAGCTCGTAAAGGAATGACCGATACCGCTCTGAAAACGGCTGACTCAGGTTACTTGACACGTCGTTTAGTAGATGTGGCACAAGATGTAATCATTCGTGAAACAGATTGTGGTACAGACCGTGGATTAGAAATCATGGCAATTAAAGAAGGCAATGAAGTCATTGAAACATTAGAAGAACGTTTATTGGGACGTTACACTCGTAAAACAGTCTTCGATCCTAGAGACGGTTCAGTGATTATCAAGAACAATGAAATCATTACAGAAGATATTGCTAAACAAATCATAGATGCTGGAATTGAATCAGTTACGATTCGTTCCGTATTCACTTGTAATACAAAACACGGTGTATGTAAGTATTGTTATGGTCGTAACTTGGCAACCGGTTCAGAAGTTGAAGTTGGAGAAGCAGTCGGAACCATCGCTGCTCAATCAATTGGAGAACCTGGTACTCAATTAACCATGCGTACATTCCATACCGGTGGGGTTGCCGGAGACGATATTACTCAAGGGCTTCCTCGTATTCAAGAAATCTTCGAAGCGCGTCACCCTAAAGGTCAATCCGTTATTACGGAAGTAACCGGGGAAGTTATCTCTATTGATGAAAACCCAGCTGACCGTACAAAAGAAGTGACCGTTAAAGGAGAAACAGATACACGCAGCTACCAAGTTCCGTTTATCTCGCGGATGAAAGTAGTTGAAGGCGATAAGATCGAACGGGGTACACGCTTAATTGAAGGATCAATTGACCCTAAACAATTATTAAGCGTCAGCGACGTTCTTTCAGTCGAAAACTATCTATTACGTGAAGTTCAAAAAGTATACCGTATGCAAGGGGTAGAAATCGGGGACAAACATATCGAAGTAATGGTTCGTCAAATGTTGCGTAAAGTACGAGTGATGGATCCAGGTGAAACAGATGTCTTGCCAGGTACATTAATCGATATCCACGACTTCACAGAAGAAAACAACAAAACTTTATTAGCTGGCGGCGTTCCAGCGACAGCTCGTCCGGTCTTATTAGGAATCACGAAAGCTTCATTGGAAACAAACAGCTTCTTATCTGCTGCTTCGTTCCAAGAAACGACACGTGTCTTAACGGATGCTGCTATTCGCGGAAAACGTGATCCACTATTAGGGTTGAAAGAAAATGTTATCATCGGGAAAATCATTCCAGCTGGTACCGGAATGGCGAAATACCGTAAAATGGAACCTAAAGGAATTGGCGTAGTAAGCGAAAATGTTTACAGCATCAATGACCAAAAGGAACCAAACAGATAA
- a CDS encoding NAD-dependent succinate-semialdehyde dehydrogenase: MQTGLYINGQWTTGSLESKAVNNPATGEELIKVAQANTADTEKAIAAAKAAFPVWSGMELKERVNILHKIADLMEENADRLALIMTLEQGKPLAEAKGEIETNVENMHWNAEEARRIYGETIPAPNNHKFEVKKQPIGVVGAITPWNFPSNMIIRKISPAISAGCTIILKPASSTPLSAIAIFELFEQAGLPAGVANLVIGPSSDIGKALTDSNDVRKLTFTGSTKVGQQLYEQCGATLKKISLELGGHAPFIVFADAPIEETVKTLVAMKFRNNGQACTSPNRIFVEKSIKKEFTAALNQAVSQVKVGNGLDEVTVGSLINEEARETIDAQLADAKNKGADIPVGGGRLTEGEYEKGFFYQPTVVDGVTKEMDIFYEETFGPVVPLIEFEEEDDVIQMANDTNFGLASYVFTTDLRRAEKVSRALEYGLVGVNNTQVSQSETPFGGVKHSGLGRENGHYGIEEFLEVKFVHTTYFVD, translated from the coding sequence ATGCAAACAGGGTTATATATTAATGGGCAATGGACAACAGGTTCGCTGGAAAGCAAAGCAGTCAACAATCCTGCTACTGGCGAAGAATTAATCAAAGTGGCACAAGCCAATACAGCTGATACTGAAAAAGCTATTGCAGCAGCAAAAGCAGCTTTTCCGGTATGGTCAGGAATGGAACTGAAAGAAAGAGTGAACATTCTGCACAAAATTGCGGATTTAATGGAAGAAAATGCAGACCGACTAGCACTGATTATGACGCTAGAACAAGGCAAACCACTGGCAGAAGCAAAAGGCGAGATCGAAACAAACGTCGAAAATATGCATTGGAATGCTGAGGAAGCTAGAAGGATCTATGGTGAAACGATTCCTGCTCCTAACAACCACAAATTTGAAGTTAAAAAACAGCCGATAGGTGTTGTCGGAGCCATCACTCCGTGGAATTTTCCATCCAACATGATCATACGGAAGATATCGCCTGCTATCTCAGCCGGGTGCACGATTATTTTGAAACCAGCCAGCAGCACACCGCTATCTGCTATCGCGATATTTGAGTTATTCGAACAAGCTGGTCTGCCGGCAGGCGTAGCTAATTTGGTAATAGGGCCATCAAGTGATATCGGTAAAGCCTTAACGGATAGTAATGATGTTCGCAAATTAACGTTTACCGGCTCAACCAAGGTAGGGCAGCAATTGTATGAACAGTGCGGGGCTACCTTGAAAAAAATCTCATTAGAATTAGGCGGGCATGCACCGTTTATTGTTTTTGCAGATGCACCGATCGAAGAAACGGTCAAGACATTAGTAGCTATGAAATTCAGGAACAATGGGCAAGCTTGTACATCGCCTAACCGTATTTTTGTCGAAAAATCGATCAAAAAAGAATTCACGGCTGCTTTAAATCAAGCTGTTTCTCAAGTGAAGGTCGGGAATGGGCTAGATGAAGTGACGGTAGGCTCGCTAATCAATGAAGAAGCTCGTGAAACGATTGATGCTCAATTAGCGGATGCAAAAAATAAAGGTGCAGACATTCCTGTCGGTGGTGGTCGCTTGACAGAAGGAGAATATGAAAAAGGATTCTTTTATCAGCCAACTGTCGTCGATGGCGTAACGAAAGAAATGGATATATTCTATGAAGAAACGTTTGGTCCAGTCGTTCCGCTGATTGAATTTGAAGAAGAAGATGACGTGATTCAAATGGCTAATGATACCAACTTCGGTTTGGCTTCTTACGTTTTCACTACTGACTTGCGTCGTGCTGAAAAAGTGAGTCGAGCTTTAGAGTATGGATTAGTAGGAGTCAACAATACGCAAGTTTCTCAGTCAGAAACACCTTTTGGCGGCGTAAAACATTCTGGTTTAGGTCGTGAGAATGGACACTATGGGATTGAAGAATTTCTTGAAGTTAAATTCGTCCACACCACTTACTTTGTTGATTAA